Proteins from one Malaya genurostris strain Urasoe2022 chromosome 2, Malgen_1.1, whole genome shotgun sequence genomic window:
- the LOC131429383 gene encoding CXXC-type zinc finger protein 1-like — MMDGHHDTTGFNCKRCNLPDSADNHMVACDKCHEWEHFKCAGVDEKIKDKPYSCRKCSVQENSTLLKPTAEKKGVSKGASSKAASKRSKKPVPADPAPSVTSSVRAAMELELKLIEEECQLREKELNEQEELQKLKLEEEQRELLKKEAALRERKLQ; from the coding sequence ATGATGGACGGACATCACGATACCACGGGATTCAATTGCAAACGATGCAATCTTCCGGATTCAGCGGACAACCACATGGTTGCATGTGATAAGTGTCACGAGTGGGAACATTTTAAATGTGCCGGCGTAGATGAGAAAATCAAGGATAAACCGTATTCCTGCCGGAAATGTTCCGTTCAAGAAAATTCCACGCTATTGAAACCAACGGCGGAGAAAAAAGGTGTCTCAAAAGGAGCAAGCAGTAAGGCTGCATCGAAGCGCAGTAAAAAACCTGTACCGGCTGATCCTGCACCGAGTGTTACTTCCAGTGTCCGTGCGGCGATGGAATTGGAGCTAAAGCTGATAGAGGAAGAATGCCAGCTGAGGGAGAAAGAGCTCAATGAACAGGAAGAGCTACAAAAACTGAAGCTGGAGGAGGAACAGCGTGAGTTGCTGAAAAAAGAAGCTGCGTTACGTGAACGCAAATTACAATAA
- the LOC131429384 gene encoding uncharacterized protein LOC131429384, with translation MQRLGSSSSQMDAELGSAKLVENWLKGLPPTDESANSSVSGNERSRLDSLLVPEDRPESVEPTVPSSDAVVSTPAAVFSSAASADCASAFVVPPKRNEQTTDGTVYTPGKVKLQSGNKFYVSPQQIAARQVIGKDLPAFGGNPEEWPAFISCFDQTTAACGYTNIENLNRLQRALYGHAKDTVRNQLFLPECVPHVIKSLEKMYGRPELLIRTLLEKIRGLQPPKHEKLETLMEFGIAVRNFVGHLKAARQDAHLTNPSLMQELVEKLPGQLKLDWAIFKSQYQTVTLTTFGEFTDKLVDAATEVTYDLPCFRRPPKIEKQKVKEKVFVQAHSTDSSANRDSKQQHGKTCAMCNLHGHRIIECHRFKSLCVSERVNVIQQKGLCKTCLNNHGKWPCKSWKGCAVEGCRERHNTLLHPAPSVNVSASHVGKGAQQIPLFRIIPVVLFGKDRSQTVFAFIDEGSSITLLEESVANQLGIAGKPEPLTLQWTGNMTRVEQNSQQVKMEITSKQNELRRRSFHARTVSCLVLLSQSMCYRELSQQFPHLRGLPMEDYELVQPKLIIGLDNLSLTVPLKLREGKNSEPVAVKCRLGWSIYGCGSSKPIQRSVVNLHVSASPDPDRLLNDQLREYFAIENTGIAIPIEKLESKEDNRARRILTETTRRTGNRFETGLLWRSDEPNFPDSFPMAIRRLRELERKLQNDPAMSNRVSSQIAEYLQKGYAHKASEEELRGIDAKRIWYLPLGIVINPKKPSKVRLVWDASAKVEGVSFNSSLLKGPDLLTPLPKVLSRFRQFPVAVSGDIREMFHQIKIRHPDSQSQRFLWRDSPSDNPTVYIMDVCTFGSTCSPTSAQHVKNTNAREYEEKFPRACEVILNSHYVDDLLESFRTVKEAIDVINDVKTVHSLGGFEIRNFLSNKVEVLQGIGEISASATKDLLLEHESTTESVLGMRWIPSEDMFTYTFVPRSDLQSILADGYIPTKREVLKVVMSLFDPLGLLAIFLVHGKVLIQDCWAAGLAWDDPINEDLCERWRRWTKFFPSLDTLRIPRCYFRSPPTDDTSSLQLHVFVDASEVACSCVAYFRLQIRSDIQIALVAAKTKIAPLKTLSIPKLELKAAVLGVRLLEFVQNSHSYSIKERFLWSDSSTVLAWIQSDHRRYPKFVAVRVGEILMASDQREWRWLPSKMNIADATTKWKSDPDLGHTSSWFAGPNFLREKEETWPGQRRFTITLAEVKASMVHTTFDPMLDVTRFGSWTKLLRTTAYVLRFIGNLRRKKARIALEMHIFTQEELEKAEEILWKLAQQESFSTEVHVLRSTQGPPESRHAVVAKSSPLYGMWPFMDEKGVVRKRGRIGAAPFAPFEAKFPVILPKQHLISSLIVDWYHRRFRHANRETIVNEMRQRFEIPRLRELIKRVTNNCVWCRVAKATPKPPPMDSLPAIRMTPFVKPFSFVGLDYFGPVLVKVGRNQVKRWVALFTCLTVRAVHLEVVYSLTTEACIMAVRRFISRRGPPAEFHSDNGTCFVGANNILKREIEMRNQALAETFTNAETRRRFTPPATPHMGGVWEQLVRSVKTAIGTLLDAPRKPDDETLLTILCEAEMMINSRPLTYVPLESAEQEALTPNHFLLGSSNGKKILPTVPVDRGETLRSSWNLARHLCDEFWKRWVKEYLPVITRRCKWFDEVKDIAVGDLVVVVSGTARNQWVRGRVINVVPGQDGRVRQAWVQTPTGVLKRAVVNLAVLDVMKKGKSESSEENHHQDLRAGDCDGGPSVTSSLGNCSK, from the coding sequence ATGCAGCGGCTTGGTTCAAGTAGCAGTCAAATGGATGCGGAACTCGGTAGCGCGAAATTGGTAGAAAATTGGCTGAAAGGGCTTCCCCCTACAGATGAATCCGCTAATAGCTCGGTGAGCGGCAATGAACGTAGTCGTCTAGACAGTCTGCTAGTTCCCGAGGACAGGCCAGAATCTGTAGAACCAACCGTACCGTCTTCAGACGCTGTCGTCTCAACCCCCGCAGCTGTGTTCTCTTCCGCTGCTAGTGCAGACTGTGCCAGTGCATTTGTTGTACCGCCGAAGCGTAATGAACAAACAACAGATGGCACTGTATATACTCCCGGCAAAGTCAAACTTCAATCGGGAAACAAGTTTTATGTAAGTCCACAGCAAATCGCAGCGCGTCAAGTGATCGGAAAAGATCTGCCAGCATTCGGCGGTAACCCCGAGGAATGGCCGGCCTTTATTAGTTGCTTCGATCAAACAACAGCTGCTTGTGGGTacacaaatattgaaaatcttaATCGCCTTCAACGAGCGTTATACGGTCATGCAAAAGATACGGTGCGAAATCAGCTGTTTCTTCCTGAATGTGTGCCGCACGTCATCAAATCGTTGGAGAAAATGTACGGCAGACCGGAACTTCTAATTCGTACGCTGTTGGAGAAAATTCGTGGTCTTCAACCTCCAAAACATGAAAAGTTAGAAACACTGATGGAGTTTGGGATAGCAGTTAGGAATTTCGTTGGTCATCTTAAAGCAGCGCGACAGGATGCACATCTCACGAATCCGTCATTGATGCAGGAGCTGGTGGAGAAATTACCGGGGCAACTAAAGCTAGATTGGGCTATTTTCAAAAGCCAATATCAAACAGTCACACTCACTACTTTTGGCGAGTTTACGGATAAACTAGTGGATGCTGCCACGGAAGTAACTTACGACTTGCCGTGTTTCAGAAGGCCAcccaaaattgaaaaacaaaaggtGAAGGAGAAAGTTTTTGTACAAGCGCATTCAACGGACTCATCGGCGAATCGAGATAGCAAACAGCAGCATGGCAAAACGTGCGCGATGTGTAATCTTCATGGACATCGGATAATAGAATGTCATCGGTTCAAATCACTTTGCGTAAGCGAAAGGGTAAACGTTATTCAACAAAAAGGTTTGTGTAAGACTTGTCTTAACAATCACGGGAAATGGCCCTGCAAGTCCTGGAAAGGCTGTGCGGTAGAAGGCTGTCGGGAACGCCATAACACACTTCTCCATCCTGCGCCGTCTGTGAACGTTTCGGCAAGTCATGTCGGCAAGGGTGCGCAACAAATTCCACTGTTCCGTATCATTCCAGTAGTGCTTTTCGGTAAAGACCGATCGCAAACAGTATTTGCGTTTATCGACGAAGGATCTTCAATTACATTACTAGAAGAATCAGTCGCTAACCAGTTGGGAATCGCAGGAAAACCAGAACCGCTGACACTCCAGTGGACTGGAAACATGACGCGCGTCGAGCAAAACTCGCAGCAGGTGAAAATGGAAATAACAAGTAAACAAAACGAATTACGGCGAAGATCATTTCATGCTCGTACAGTTAGTTGTTTGGTTCTTCTGTCTCAATCGATGTGTTACCGAGAATTGTCACAACAGTTTCCTCATCTTCGAGGACTTCCAATGGAAGATTATGAGCTGGTTCAGCCAAAATTGATCATCGGATTAGACAATCTGAGCTTAACGGTGCCGCTTAAGCTACGCGAAGGGAAAAATAGCGAACCAGTAGCAGTCAAATGCCGACTTGGTTGGAGTATCTATGGTTGTGGATCATCTAAGCCGATTCAACGGTCAGTCGTCAATTTGCACGTCAGTGCATCTCCAGATCCAGATCGGTTGCTGAACGACCAGCTTCGCGAATACTTCGCAATCGAGAATACAGGAATCGCTATCCCGATCGAAAAACTTGAGTCAAAGGAAGACAATAGAGCGAGGCGAATTCTTACTGAAACAACGCGTCGCACGGGAAATCGTTTTGAAACCGGTTTACTTTGGCGGTCTGACGAGCCGAACTTTCCTGACAGTTTTCCGATGGCGATTCGGCGTCTTCGAGAGCTGGAACGTAAATTACAGAATGATCCGGCGATGAGTAATCGTGTCAGCAGTCAAATAGCTGAATACTTACAAAAGGGGTATGCCCATAAGGCCTCCGAAGAAGAACTGCGTGGCATAGATGCGAAGCGCATCTGGTATTTGCCGCTTGGAATCGTTATCAATCCGAAGAAACCGTCGAAAGTACGTCTTGTTTGGGACGCGTCAGCGAAGGTGGAGGGAGTTTCGTTCAACTCAAGCTTACTAAAAGGACCCGATCTTCTAACTCCACTTCCAAAAGTTCTCAGTCGTTTCCGTCAGTTTCCGGTGGCCGTCAGCGGAGACATTAGAGAAATGTTTCACCAGATCAAAATCCGTCATCCCGATTCTCAATCTCAGCGTTTTCTATGGAGAGATTCTCCGTCAGATAATCCAACGGTGTACATAATGGACGTATGCACGTTTGGTTCGACCTGCTCGCCGACATCAGCGCAACACGTGAAAAATACAAACGCTCGAGAGTACGAAGAGAAATTCCCGCGCGCATGTGAAGTAATTTTAAATAGTCACTACGTGGACGATCTGCTGGAAAGCTTTCGCACAGTTAAGGAAGCAATCGATGTCATAAACGACGTGAAAACTGTACATTCGCTGGGCGGGTTCGAGATAAGAAATTTTCTGTCCAACAAGGTAGAGGTTTTGCAAGGCATCGGCGAAATCTCGGCTAGTGCAACGAAAGATCTACTACTGGAGCACGAGAGCACAACAGAATCTGTCCTGGGTATGAGATGGATTCCGTCAGAAGACATGTTCACGTATACGTTCGTTCCCCGAAGTGACTTGCAGTCAATTCTTGCCGATGGTTATATTCCAACAAAACGCGAAGTGTTAAAGGTGGTTATGAGCTTGTTTGACCCTTTAGGACTGTTAGCGATCTTTCTCGTCCATGGCAAGGTCTTAATACAGGACTGCTGGGCGGCTGGGTTGGCCTGGGACGATCCAATAAATGAAGATCTCTGTGAACGTTGGCGACGATGGACGAAATTCTTTCCATCTTTAGACACACTGCGAATTCCACGTTGTTATTTTCGATCTCCACCGACGGACGATACAAGTTCCCTTCAGCTTCACGTTTTCGTCGACGCCAGTGAAGTCGCATGTTCGTGCGTAGCTTATTTCCGCCTACAGATCAGAAGCGACATTCAAATAGCTTTAGTAGCCGCTAAGACAAAAATTGCTCCTCTTAAAACGCTCTCTATCCCGAAGCTGGAACTGAAAGCCGCTGTATTAGGCGTTCGACTGTTGGAATTCGTGCAAAACTCACATTCGTATTCGATTAAAGAAAGATTTCTCTGGAGTGATTCATCTACCGTTCTTGCGTGGATCCAGTCCGACCACCGCCGATATCCCAAGTTTGTGGCCGTCCGGGTTGGAGAAATATTGATGGCAAGCGACCAGCGCGAATGGAGATGGCTGCCTTCCAAGATGAATATTGCCGATGCGACCACCAAATGGAAATCTGATCCTGATCTTGGGCATACAAGTTCCTGGTTTGCGGGACCGAACTTTCTACGGGAAAAAGAAGAAACCTGGCCTGGACAGCGACGATTTACAATCACGTTGGCAGAAGTTAAAGCATCTATGGTACATACGACTTTCGATCCTATGTTGGATGTTACTCGTTTTGGTAGTTGGACAAAATTACTGCGAACAACAGCCTACGTTTTGCGTTTCATCGGAAACCTGCGCCGGAAGAAAGCTAGAATTGCTCTGGAGATGCACATCTTCACTCAAGAAGAATTGGAGAAGGCGGAAGAAATCCTATGGAAGCTGGCTCAACAAGAATCGTTTTCGACAGAGGTTCATGTTCTACGAAGTACACAAGGACCCCCGGAATCTCGTCATGCTGTTGTTGCCAAATCGAGCCCCCTGTACGGTATGTGGCCCTTTATGGACGAGAAGGGAGTCGTTCGAAAACGTGGCAGAATTGGTGCAGCACCATTTGCACCATTCGAAGCTAAGTTTCCAGTTATTTTGCCCAAACAACACCTTATCTCATCTCTAATTGTAGACTGGTATCATCGCCGTTTCCGCCATGCCAACCGAGAAACCATCGTTAACGAAATGCGACAGCGTTTCGAGATCCCGAGACTACGAGAACTGATTAAAAGAGTGACGAACAACTGTGTCTGGTGTCGCGTCGCAAAAGCAACGCCAAAACCTCCGCCGATGGATTCTCTTCCGGCAATCCGTATGACACCATTCGTAAAACCTTTCTCCTTTGTTGGTCTGGACTATTTCGGGCCAGTGTTGGTAAAAGTCGGTAGAAACCAGGTTAAGCGCTGGGTAGCTTTATTCACCTGCCTTACCGTGCGAGCAGTGCACCTCGAGGTGGTCTACAGTCTCACAACCGAGGCTTGTATCATGGCGGTGAGACGTTTCATTTCTCGAAGAGGTCCTCCGGCAGAGTTCCATTCGGATAACGGAACGTGTTTTGTAGGCGCTAACAATATCCTGAAAAGGGAAATCGAGATGCGCAATCAAGCTCTTGCAGAAACTTTCACGAATGCTGAGACAAGGCGGAGATTCACCCCACCCGCTACGCCACACATGGGCGGCGTATGGGAGCAGTTAGTTCGTTCGGTTAAAACGGCGATCGGTACGTTGTTAGATGCACCACGCAAACCCGATGATGAAACGTTACTCACGATTCTATGCGAAGCTGAAATGATGATCAACAGTAGACCTCTCACTTACGTGCCACTAGAATCTGCGGAACAAGAAGCTCTAACGCCAAATCACTTCTTGTTAGGAAGCTCGAACGGGAAGAAGATTCTACCGACAGTGCCAGTAGACCGTGGAGAGACACTCCGTAGCAGCTGGAACCTAGCGCGGCATTTGTGCGACGAGTTTTGGAAGCGCTGGGTGAAAGAATACTTGCCGGTGATTACGCGTCGGTGTAAATGGTTCGACGAAGTAAAGGATATTGCAGTAGGAGACCTAGTTGTGGTGGTGAGCGGAACGGCGAGAAACCAGTGGGTGCGTGGGCGTGTAATCAATGTGGTTCCCGGACAGGATGGCCGTGTTCGTCAAGCTTGGGTTCAAACACCGACAGGTGTACTCAAGCGAGCGGTAGTGAACTTGGCGGTATTGGACGTCATGAAGAAAGGTAAATCCGAGTCTTCAGAAGAGAACCATCACCAGGATTTACGGGCGGGGGATTGTGACGGTGGACCCTCCGTTACTTCGTCGCTTGGTAACTGCAGCAAGTAA